The following proteins are encoded in a genomic region of Hippocampus zosterae strain Florida chromosome 2, ASM2543408v3, whole genome shotgun sequence:
- the LOC127595564 gene encoding ly6/PLAUR domain-containing protein 1-like, translating to MRLLVLAILFGVLVHAVDGLQIQCYQCEMKHDCSTPEYVVNCTVNVQDMCQKEVLVKPDGIHYRKSCASSAACLIASSGYQQFCTGRLNSVCISCCNTALCNGPKRKRLVHSMATPNPQMSIILALLLSLLSLSHTLHTACLI from the exons ATGCGTCTGCTCGTTTTGGCGATTCTTTTTGGAGTCCTGGTTCACGCAG TAGACGGCCTTCAAATCCAGTGTTACCAGTGTGAGATGAAGCACGACTGCTCAACACCCGAGTACGTTGTAAACTGCACCGTCAACGTGCAGGACATGTGCCAAAAGGAGGTGCTTGTCAAACCTGATG GGATTCATTATCGGAAGTCGTGCGCATCGTCCGCAGCGTGCCTCATCGCTTCCTCCGGCTACCAGCAGTTCTGCACCGGGAGGCTGAACTCGGTCTGCATTTCCTGCTGCAACACAGCACTCTGCAATGGGCCCAAGAGGAAGCGGCTCGTTCACTCGATGGCAACGCCCAACCCACAGATGAGCATCATCCTCGCTCTCCTTCTTTCGCTTCTTTCTCTGTCGCATACCCTGCACACCGCTTGTTTGATCTGA
- the LOC127595557 gene encoding transmembrane protein 182-like, translating into MELAVSMSKPFHRSPDERLSVLLFFALFSVALGLLSTLFSCTTDYWLLGSAKLCHPGSGSRETEEADSMLFHEGLFWRCSFPATSPKYSLWDLWILKAPHIKVCQAAFLFPFPANNPFWVQSPDSPAAEPYEHHSAIVFRTFWSIFLITGVATVTTGGLAVICTAALSKHKFYKVGGVLLICGGLCLLAVVLMYVMWVHVLDTLEEFARGQQVSGCKSFHLSIQHGPSFQLAPVASFFSLLSGLLFLLIAQGVRSLEPHRTHKTPHPPELQTDL; encoded by the exons ATGGAGCTGGCAGTTAGCATGTCGAAGCCTTTCCACCGGAGCCCAGATGAGCGCTTAAGCGTGCTTCTCTTCTTTGCTTTGTTCTCTGTGGCACTGGGCCTTCTGTCCACTTTGTTTTCCTGCACGACTGACTACTGGCTGCTGGGTTCGGCTAAGCTCTGCCATCCAGGAAGTGGCTCAAGAGAGACAGAG GAGGCAGACAGCATGCTCTTCCACGAGGGGCTTTTCTGGCGATGCTCCTTCCCAGCAACATCTCCGAAATACTCTCTTTGGGATCTTTGGatct TAAAAGCGCCACACATAAAAGTGTGCCAGGCAGCGTTCCTCTTCCCATTTCCAGCGAATAACCCGTTTTGGGTGCAATCACCGGACTCCCCTGCTGCTGAACCTTACGAGCACCACAGCGCCATTG TTTTCAGAACGTTTTGGAGCATCTTCCTCATCACGGGTGTGGCCACTGTGACCACCGGTGGGCTCGCTGTCATCTGTACTGCCGCTCTCTCCAAGCACAAATTCTACAAAGTGGGTGGAGTTCTTTTGATTTGTGGGG GTTTGTGTCTGCTCGCCGTGGTGCTCATGTATGTGATGTGGGTCCACGTGTTGGACACACTAGAGGAGTTTGCCCGAGGTCAGCAAGTGAGCGGCTGCAAATCCTTCCACCTGAGCATCCAGCACGGACCGTCGTTCCAGCTGGCTCCCGTGGCTTCCTTCTTCAGCCTGCTGTCTGGCCTTCTCTTCCTCTTGATTGCACAAGGCGTTCGTTCTTTGGAACCGCATCGCACACACAAAACCCCACATCCTCCAGAGCTCCAAACTGACCTGTGA
- the LOC127595538 gene encoding actin-related protein 3-like: MKVNLREPGSAHPFALTAAAAAALFIEVAATYITRDRHICPDWATGIFTLNSARRRASMAGRLPACVVDCGTGYTKLGYAGNTEPQFIIPSCIAIKESAKVGDQAQRRMMKGIDDLDFFIGDEAIDKPSYATKWPIRHGIVEDWDLMERFMEQVIFKYLRAEPEDHYFLLTEPPLNTPENREYTAEIMFESFNVPGLYIAVQAVLALAASWTSRQVGERTLTGTVIDSGDGVTHVIPVAEGYVIGSCIKHIPIAGRDITYFIQQLLREREVGIPPEQSLDTAKAVKERFSYVCPDLVKEFNKYDTDGSKWIKQYTGVNAITKKAFQIDVGYERFLGPEIFFHPEFANPDFTQPISEVVDEVIQNCPIDVRRPLYKNVVLSGGSTMFRDFGRRLQRDLKRTVDARLKISEELSGGKLKPKPIDVQVITHHMQRYAVWFGGSMLASTPEFYQVCHTKKDYEEIGPSICRHNPVFGVMS; encoded by the exons ATGAAAGTAAATCTCCGGGAACCCGGAAGCGCTCATCCATTTGCCctgactgctgctgctgctgctgctctgttCATTGAGGTTGCGGCGACTTATATCACCCGCGACCGGCACATCTGTCCAGATTGGGCGACTGGGATATTTACCTTGAATTCGGCTAGAAGGCGAGCGAGCATGGCTGGTCGACTGCCGGCTTGCGTTGTCGACTGTGGCACAGG GTACACAAAGCTTGGTTATGCTGGAAACACGGAACCTCAGTTCATCATACCGTCAT GCATTGCAATCAAAGAGTCAGCCAAAGTTGGAGACCAGGCGCAGCGGCGAATGATGAAGGGCATTGATGATCTGGATTTTTTCATTGGTGATGAAGCCATCGATAAGCCATCATATGCAACAAAA TGGCCAATCCGACACGGAATAGTGGAAGACTGGGATCTAATGGAGAGGTTCATGGAGCAGGTCATCTTCAAGTATCTGCGGGCAGAACCTGAAGATCATTACTTCCTTTTG ACAGAACCTCCATTAAACACACCAGAAAACAGAGAGTACACAGCAGAGATCATGTTTGAGTCATTCAACGTCCCAGGTCTCTACATTGCTGTTCAG GCTGTCCTGGCACTGGCAGCCTCCTGGACGTCCCGACAGGTGGGCGAGCGAACACTGACGGGGACGGTGATCGACAGCGGCGATGGAGTCACGCACGTCATTCCGGTG GCTGAAGGCTACGTCATCGGCAGCTGCATCAAACACATCCCCATTGCGGGCCGGGACATCACATACTTCATCCAACAGCTCTTGAGGGAACGGGAAGTGGGAATCCCTCCTGAGCAGTCGCTGGATACCGCTAAAGCTGTCAAG GAGCGCTTCAGCTATGTCTGCCCAGACCTTGTCAAGGAGTTTAACAAGTACGACACAGATGGGTCCAAGTGGATCAAGCAGTACACGGGTGTCAACGCCATCACCAAGAAAGCGTTCCAGATAGATGTGGGCTATGAGCGTTTCCTTGGGCCTGAGATCTTCTTCCACCCAGAG TTTGCCAACCCAGATTTCACGCAGCCGATCTCAGAGGTGGTTGATGAGGTCATCCAGAACTGCCCTATCGACGTCCGCCGCCCCCTCTACAAG AACGTTGTGCTCTCTGGAGGCTCCACCATGTTCCGAGACTTTGGTCGACGCCTGCAGAGAGATCTCAAGCGGACTGTGGATGCACGGCTGAAAATCAGTGAGGAACTGAGCGGTGGCAAGTTGAAG cCAAAGCCCATTGATGTGCAGGTCATCACCCATCACATGCAGCGCTACGCCGTCTGGTTTGGAGGCTCCATGTTGGCGTCCACT CCCGAGTTCTACCAAGTGTGTCACACCAAGAAAGACTATGAGGAAATTGGTCCAAGCATATGCCGCCACAACCCCGTGTTCGGGGTCATGTCGTAG